One genomic segment of Novisyntrophococcus fermenticellae includes these proteins:
- a CDS encoding HPr family phosphocarrier protein, which translates to MKTVQISLNSIDKVKSFVNDISKFDFDFDLVSGRYVIDAKSIMGIFSLDLSKPIDLNIHSEGENLETVLSVLNPYLV; encoded by the coding sequence ATGAAAACAGTACAGATTTCACTCAATTCAATTGACAAAGTAAAATCATTTGTCAATGACATTTCCAAATTTGATTTTGATTTTGATTTAGTATCCGGAAGATACGTTATAGATGCAAAATCCATTATGGGAATTTTCAGTTTAGATTTGTCAAAACCTATTGACTTAAATATTCATTCCGAAGGTGAAAACCTGGAAACAGTTCTTTCCGTATTAAATCCATATCTTGTTTAA
- the thiI gene encoding tRNA uracil 4-sulfurtransferase ThiI, with translation MFKAFLIKYAEIGIKGKNRYLFEEALVNQIRYSLEKVEGTFRVIREQGRIYVFTEGYFDYEETVQALKCVFGISGICPVVVVEDKGFEDLADQVVAYVKHMYPEFNKTFKVHARRAKKTYPMNSMELNCELGGRILDECPGMKVDVHQPEIHLTVEVRQKIYIYSETIPGPGGMPVGTNGSAMLLLSGGIDSPVAGYMIAKRGVKLEAVYFHAPPYTSERAKQKVVDLARLVARYSGPVRLHVVNFTDIQLYIYEKCPHDELTIIMRRYMMKIAEQFAGEDGASALITGESIGQVASQTMQSLACTNEVCKMPVFRPLIGFDKQEIVDIALKINTYETSILPYEDCCTIFVAKHPVTKPNLNIIKRSEQNLQEKIDEMIQTAIDTAETIEIVY, from the coding sequence ATGTTTAAAGCATTTTTAATAAAGTATGCGGAGATAGGGATAAAAGGAAAGAACAGATATCTGTTTGAGGAAGCTTTGGTAAATCAGATCAGATATAGTCTTGAAAAAGTGGAAGGTACATTTCGTGTTATCCGGGAGCAGGGAAGAATTTATGTGTTTACAGAGGGATATTTTGATTACGAGGAAACCGTACAGGCGCTTAAGTGTGTGTTTGGAATTTCAGGAATCTGCCCGGTTGTGGTGGTGGAGGATAAAGGTTTCGAAGATCTTGCAGATCAGGTGGTAGCGTATGTTAAGCACATGTATCCGGAATTTAACAAGACTTTTAAGGTGCATGCACGCAGAGCGAAGAAGACCTATCCTATGAACTCGATGGAATTGAACTGTGAGCTGGGCGGAAGAATCCTGGATGAGTGCCCGGGGATGAAGGTAGATGTCCATCAGCCTGAGATTCATCTGACTGTGGAAGTACGTCAGAAGATATATATATATTCTGAGACGATTCCGGGTCCCGGTGGAATGCCTGTTGGAACCAACGGATCCGCCATGCTGCTTTTGTCAGGGGGGATAGACTCTCCGGTAGCCGGCTATATGATTGCAAAACGTGGGGTAAAACTGGAGGCGGTTTATTTTCATGCACCACCGTATACGAGTGAACGTGCCAAGCAGAAAGTGGTGGATCTGGCGAGGCTGGTTGCACGTTACAGTGGCCCCGTACGTCTGCATGTTGTGAATTTTACAGATATCCAGCTATATATATATGAAAAGTGTCCCCATGACGAACTTACGATTATCATGCGGCGTTATATGATGAAAATTGCAGAGCAATTTGCCGGTGAAGACGGAGCATCAGCACTGATAACAGGTGAAAGTATCGGACAAGTTGCAAGCCAGACCATGCAGAGCCTTGCCTGCACCAACGAAGTATGTAAGATGCCGGTATTCCGCCCGCTGATCGGATTTGATAAACAGGAGATCGTGGACATAGCGTTGAAAATTAATACGTATGAGACTTCTATATTACCTTACGAGGATTGCTGTACCATCTTTGTAGCAAAGCATCCGGTTACCAAACCAAATCTGAACATTATCAAACGTTCTGAGCAGAATCTGCAGGAGAAAATTGATGAGATGATACAGACAGCAATTGATACAGCGGAGACGATAGAGATAGTGTATTAG
- a CDS encoding cysteine desulfurase family protein: protein MEAYLDNAATTCCYEEVKDLMVRTMMVDYGNPSAMHMKGVEAERYCKEATQTLAKLMKVQESEIYFTSGGTESNNWALLGTALANRRQGNHIITTAIEHSAVSAPLAFLEEQGCKVTKLGVDGEGRISMEELEKAITDDTILVSVMYVNNEIGSVQDIAAIGELIKRKNRNTSFHVDATQAFGKYRILPRKMGIDLMSASAHKFHGPKGAGFLYIGEKTKVHPMIMGGGQQRGMRSGTDNVPGVAGLSKAAEITYRNLEQNQAHLFDLKQHLTEELRKLPDVVIHGMPVEEGAPHIVNASFLGVRSEVLLHTLEERQIYVSAGSACSSHRRAGSATLTAIGCNQAERESALRFSFSERTTLDEVNYTLEVLKEVLPALRRYTRH from the coding sequence ATGGAAGCATATCTGGATAATGCAGCGACTACCTGCTGTTATGAAGAGGTAAAGGACCTTATGGTCCGGACAATGATGGTGGATTATGGAAATCCATCCGCCATGCATATGAAAGGCGTAGAGGCGGAGCGATATTGCAAAGAGGCAACTCAGACACTGGCGAAATTGATGAAGGTTCAGGAAAGTGAGATATATTTTACTTCGGGTGGAACGGAATCCAATAACTGGGCACTTTTAGGAACGGCATTAGCAAACCGCAGACAGGGAAACCATATTATTACCACAGCCATCGAACATTCAGCAGTCTCGGCGCCGCTTGCATTTCTGGAAGAGCAGGGCTGCAAGGTGACAAAATTGGGTGTGGATGGAGAAGGCCGGATATCCATGGAAGAATTGGAAAAGGCCATTACCGATGATACGATTCTGGTTTCCGTGATGTATGTGAATAATGAAATTGGGTCTGTACAGGACATAGCAGCGATAGGAGAGCTTATTAAACGTAAAAACCGCAACACCAGTTTTCATGTAGATGCAACGCAGGCCTTCGGGAAATACAGAATATTGCCCCGTAAGATGGGCATTGATCTGATGTCAGCAAGCGCTCATAAATTTCATGGACCAAAAGGTGCAGGCTTTCTTTATATTGGAGAAAAAACGAAGGTGCATCCGATGATTATGGGAGGCGGACAGCAGCGCGGCATGCGTTCCGGTACGGATAACGTCCCCGGAGTGGCGGGGCTTTCGAAAGCAGCGGAAATCACATACAGAAATCTGGAACAGAATCAGGCGCATCTGTTTGATTTAAAACAGCATTTGACGGAAGAACTTAGAAAGCTTCCGGATGTCGTGATCCATGGGATGCCGGTGGAGGAAGGAGCGCCACATATTGTCAATGCTTCCTTTTTGGGAGTAAGAAGTGAGGTGCTGCTTCATACGCTTGAGGAGCGGCAGATTTATGTATCGGCTGGCAGTGCCTGCTCCAGCCACAGACGAGCAGGAAGTGCGACACTGACGGCCATTGGATGTAATCAGGCGGAGAGGGAGTCAGCGTTAAGATTCAGCTTCAGTGAACGAACTACCCTGGATGAAGTAAATTATACGTTGGAGGTACTTAAGGAAGTACTCCCGGCCTTAAGAAGATATACCAGGCACTGA